In the Breoghania sp. genome, GTCGCCGATGAGCCGCAGCGCACAGCCTACTTCACGGATATCCGCAATGAGCTTATCGTGACGCGGACGGTCGAGAACACAGACGTTGATCTCTTCCGGCTTCACGCCCTTGGCCTTGGCCAGCGCATTGATGTTTTCCGCGACCGGCGCATCCAGATCGACGATGCCTTCGGGATAGCCCGGGCCGATCGCGATCTTGTTCATGTAGCAATCCGGTGCGTTCAGCAGGCCGCCATCTTCCGCCAGAGCCAGCACGGCCAGCGAGTTCGGCAGGTTCTTGGCGCACACGGTCGTGCATTCCAGCGGATCGAGCGCGATGTCGACCTTGGGACCATGCTTGGTGCCGACCTTCTCGCCGATATAAAGCATGGGCGCTTCGTCGCGCTCGCCTTCGCCGATCACGACCGTGCCGTCGATCGGCAGGCGATTGAGTTCGCGGCGCATCGCATCCACGGCAGCCTGATCGGCTGCCTTTTCGTCTCCGCGGCCACGCATCC is a window encoding:
- the glpX gene encoding class II fructose-bisphosphatase yields the protein MSHEDETSKYKLDRLLTLEVARVTERAAVSAARMRGRGDEKAADQAAVDAMRRELNRLPIDGTVVIGEGERDEAPMLYIGEKVGTKHGPKVDIALDPLECTTVCAKNLPNSLAVLALAEDGGLLNAPDCYMNKIAIGPGYPEGIVDLDAPVAENINALAKAKGVKPEEINVCVLDRPRHDKLIADIREVGCALRLIGDGDIAGVIHCTTPEETGIDLYMGVGGAPEGVLAAAALRCVGGQMQGRLVIARDDQYERAERMGITDLNRKYKMEELASGDVYFAATGVTDGNFLQGVKFEKNRIMTHTCVMRSSTGTVRWIEGEHTDFKKFYLD